In a genomic window of Gossypium arboreum isolate Shixiya-1 chromosome 7, ASM2569848v2, whole genome shotgun sequence:
- the LOC108486041 gene encoding uncharacterized protein LOC108486041 → MRAPHVPFYNSARVFNPFSVTANNGTGGQNGSTRGLHVMAPMHTHNGPHDVGHDIGPFDFGCFGASRPQNGGCEFGSYNRPNSVNPSAGQHNAPNSNLVRSSANLVWPDAPDSVQRRCGLWQTKPRARVHDVDASPCVGLPRILDFNASDFLNTFGSNVNTNPYGSDFSNEDSYVPLPVRTTSWCPNSGASHHVYRDNTTLCDSTPYSDILTLEPLLRGHTRDGLYYFSQASFDSSGSDPSALTTSLPSPCDGDDMFTLWHRRLGHLSASIVKNVIDKFNIVSNKLYLDNICTVCQRGKSHKLLFSCSTTDYTDFF, encoded by the exons ATGAGGGCACCACATGTGCCGTTCTATAATTCAGCAAGAGTGTTTAACCCTTTTTCTGTTACTGCTAATAATGGTACAGGTGGGCAAAATGGTTCTACACGTGGGCTACATGTAATGGCTCCTATGCATACTCATAATGGGCCACATGATGTTGGGCATGATATTGGGCCATTTGATTTTGGGTGTTTTGGAGCATCTAGGCCACAAAATGGTGGATGTGAATTTGGGTCTTATAATAGGCCAAATAGTGTAAATCCAAGTGCTGGGCAACATAATGCACCAAATTCTAATCTTGTTAGGTCGAGTGCTAATCTGGTTTGGCCTGATGCCCCTGACTCTGTTCAACGCCGTTGTGGGCTGTGGCAGACTAAACCTAGGGCACGGGTTCATGATGTTGATGCTTCACCGTGTGTTGGCTTACCTAGAATTCTTGATTTTAATGCCTCGGATTTTCTGAACACATTTGGATCCAACGTTAATACAAATCCTTATGGGTCTGATTTTTCTAATGAAGACTCTTATGTTCCTTTACCTGTAAGGACCACGTCTTGGTGTCCTAATTCCGGGGCCTCACACCATGTCTATCGCGACAACACTACTCTGTGTGACTCCACACCTTATTCAG ACATCCTGACGCTGGAACCTTTGCTGAGGGGCCACACTCGTGATGGCCTATACTATTTTTCACAAGCATCCTTTGACTCGTCTGGTAGTGATCCGTCTGCTCTTACCACCAGTCTTCCGTCCCCATGTGATGGTGATGATATGTTTACCTTATGGCACCGTAGGCTCGGGCATCTATCTGCTTCAATTGTTAAAAATGTGATTGATAAATTTAATATTGTTTCTAATAAATTATACCTTGATAATATCTGTACCGTCTGTCAAAGAGGGAAGTCTCATAAACTACTTTTTTCTTGTTCTACTACTGACTATACAGAttttttttga